DNA sequence from the Bacteroidota bacterium genome:
GTGAAAAAATTCGCAACAGAAAAAGTGCTCGGCTATCATTTGCTCAGCGATATTTTTCTTTCGCTGGTGAAAGTGATCGTTGCTCCATTGGTGTTTTCGCTTTTACTCACCGGCCTTGTCAAGTCTGGAAGTTTTTCTGCGATGGGCCGCATTGGCGGAAAAACACTTTTGTATTTCACCTGTGCAACATTGATCGCGCTCACAATGGGATTGCTCATCGTGAATTTATTTCATCCCGGAACTTCGCTCGACGTGCACGATGCAACGCAGAAGATCGTTGCCACGCAAAAATTCAATGCGCCTGAATTCATCCTGCACATTTTTCCGAAGAACATCATCGACTCCATGGCGAAGAATGATATTCTGCCGATCATCATTTTTGTTTTATTCTTCGCTGCGGCGGTTTCTGCCGTTGGAGAAAAAGGAAAGATCGTAGTAGAATTTTTTGATGCGATCGCGCACATCATGCTCAAGGTTACGGGATACGTAATGTACTTTGCGCCGCTCGCGGTTTTCGGTGCGGTAGCCGCAGTGATCGCTGTGCACGGATTGGGAATTCTTGTTGGTTATTTAAAATTAATTCTTTGTTTCTTCGGCGGACTTGTCGTTTTTGTTTTCGGGATTCTTCCGCTGATCTGTTTTTTATTCCGCATAAAATATTTTCAATTGATGCAACTCATTCGCGAGCCCATGCTCCTTGCATTCGGCACTTCGAGTTCAGAAGCTGCATTGCCCAAAACGATGAATGCACTTGAGAAATTCGGATGCAGCGACAAGATCATCGGATTTGTTTTGCCATTGGGATATTCTTTCAATCTCGATGGAAGCATCATGTACATGACCTTCGCAACAGTTTCTATTGCGCAGGCATACGGAATGCATCTTTCGATCGGGCAACAAATAACTATGATGCTGATGTTGCTCGTAACGAGCAAGGGCCTCGCGGGTGTGCCGCGTGCGTCGCTCGTAGTGATCGCGGGCATGCTCGACACATTTCATATTCCCGCAGAAGGACTTTCCATCATCATTGCCATTGACTGGTTGCTCGACATGGGACGAAGCGCTACGAATGTTGCGGGCAATGCAGTAGCAACCGCGGTGGTGAGCAAGTGGGAGGGTGAATTGAAATAATTTGCCAATGAAAATTTACAATGAAAAAGTTGTTTCAAACAATATCCCGCACTAACTTGCGTATAAGAAATTTCTTCCTTCGTCCCAATGAAAAGTTGCTTTTACATTTTCTTCATTTTTATTTTCTCATGCGCGTATTCGTATGCACAGGCGCCGGCATGGGACTGGGCGATGCGTTACATTGGAACCGGAAATGATAAAGCGTACGACATTTGTGCTGATGCATCCGGAAATATTTACATGTGCGGATCTTTTTACAGCGACACGCTTTTTTTCGGGAATTGTTTTGCGGTCCGCACCACGAGTGGCGGTGAAAGTTTTTTCCTTGTGAAATTTGATGCGAATGAAAATGCCTTGTGGGTGCGCACACAGGGAGGCGGGCCCGGAACTACAAAAGCAACTGCAATTTCCATTGATGCCGCAAATCACATTCACATTTGCGGTTCGTTTGTCGGTGATCCGTATGTTGGAACTGCAACGCTTTTCGACGGATACCCGTCTATGTTTTTTGCATCGTATGACGCGAATGGAAATTTTATTTCGGCCGGTGCAAACTGGGGCGGCTGCCAGACCTGCAAGTCGTATGCGAAAGGATATATCAATTCTGCAAGCGGCAATTATTCTGTTGGGTCAAGAGAATTTATTAATAACACTATTTCGTATTACAACATTTCTATTTCAACTCCGGGTGGCGGTCAAACTTTCGGGGGAACAAACCATGATTATGGAAACGCGGTTTGTGCAGATGCCGCCGGTAACGGATATTTTACCGGCGACTACAGCAGCGCTTCTATTACATTCGGATCAATCACATTGACAAATTCAGGAACTGATGATGTTTTCCTTTTTAAAACAAACCCGGCGGGAAATATTCTGTGGGCAAAAAAATTCGGCAGCAATGGAGACGATGTCGGTTACAAATTAGCAGCGGATGCTTCGGGAAATATTTTACTCACCGGGTATTTCAGCAGCAATTCCATTCAGTTTGGAAATTTCACGCTCACGAATGAAAATCAGAATTCTTACCTGTACGATGTTTTTGTTGCCAAACTCGATACGGCCGGAAATATTCTGTGGGCAAAAAGTTTCGGTGGAAGCGGGCAGGATTATTGTTCAGGAATAACCAGCGATGCGAATGATAATATTTTTCTCAGCGGGTATTTCGGTTCTTCGTCCATTGCCATTGGCAATACAACACTAACCAATACTTCGGGCAACCAGGTCTTTCTTGCAAAGATGGATGCAGCCGGAAATGTGCAGTGGGCAAAGAGCGCCGGAAATCCAACTACTATTTTCAGCGGCGGGGTAGCGGTTACCTCCTTGGGAAATGTTTTTGTCGGCGGATATTTCAATTGCTCTTCGGTTTCTTTCGACAACATCACGCAAACGAATACGGAATTCAACAACACGAGCGATGCTTTTCTTGCGCGGCTTTCTTCTCCCACGGGCGTGAATGAAAATAATTTTTCTCCGGATTTTAATATTTATCCGAATCCGTCTTCCGGGATTTTCAATCTTCATACTGATTTTTCGGGTGCTTATGATGTGAAAATTTATAATTCGCTTGGGGAAATTGTTTTTGCAAAAGAAAATATTTCCGGGAATGATCTTCCGATCGATCTGCAGGACGAATCAAACGGAATTTACTTTTTGAATATTGTTTCCGGCGAAAAAGTTTCGGCGCTGAAGATTGTGAAAACGGAATGAGGTACGATGTACAATTTTTGATGCTCCCGGTTTCCGGCAAAATCTTCTTCCTTCCCACTTCCAAATTGTAAATCGTAAATCGTACATTGTAAATACAAATGTGGGGTTTTCTGAAAGAGCTTACCGATCCGGCTTCCATCATTCAATATGGCGGGCTCGCATTATTGCTGTTCGTTGTATTTGCCGAAACCGGTTTGATGATCGGATTTTTTCTTCCCGGCGATTCGCTCATTTTTATTTCCGGAATGTTCTGCACGGTGCATCCTTCTTTACTCGGAATTAATATTGTTCTTCTTCTTATTCTTCTTTCGCTCGCAGCCATTCTCGGAAATTATTCAGGTTACTGGTTCGGAAAAAAATTAGGCCCGGCATTATTCAGAAAAGAAGATTCACTCATTTTCAAAAAGAGATACCTCGAGGTGACTCGTATTTTTTATGCAAAACACGGAGGGAAAACACTCTTTCTCGGAAGATTTCTTCCCGTGATACGCACCTTCGCGCCCATCCTCGCGGGAGCCATCCGCGTCGATCTTGTGCGCTTTTCAATTTTCAATTTTCTGGGCGCCCTCGCGT
Encoded proteins:
- a CDS encoding T9SS type A sorting domain-containing protein translates to MKSCFYIFFIFIFSCAYSYAQAPAWDWAMRYIGTGNDKAYDICADASGNIYMCGSFYSDTLFFGNCFAVRTTSGGESFFLVKFDANENALWVRTQGGGPGTTKATAISIDAANHIHICGSFVGDPYVGTATLFDGYPSMFFASYDANGNFISAGANWGGCQTCKSYAKGYINSASGNYSVGSREFINNTISYYNISISTPGGGQTFGGTNHDYGNAVCADAAGNGYFTGDYSSASITFGSITLTNSGTDDVFLFKTNPAGNILWAKKFGSNGDDVGYKLAADASGNILLTGYFSSNSIQFGNFTLTNENQNSYLYDVFVAKLDTAGNILWAKSFGGSGQDYCSGITSDANDNIFLSGYFGSSSIAIGNTTLTNTSGNQVFLAKMDAAGNVQWAKSAGNPTTIFSGGVAVTSLGNVFVGGYFNCSSVSFDNITQTNTEFNNTSDAFLARLSSPTGVNENNFSPDFNIYPNPSSGIFNLHTDFSGAYDVKIYNSLGEIVFAKENISGNDLPIDLQDESNGIYFLNIVSGEKVSALKIVKTE
- a CDS encoding dicarboxylate/amino acid:cation symporter is translated as MLKKSGLSFWILIGLVLGIVAGIIAHHLIWQNVNEDALPPAVREGVKKFATEKVLGYHLLSDIFLSLVKVIVAPLVFSLLLTGLVKSGSFSAMGRIGGKTLLYFTCATLIALTMGLLIVNLFHPGTSLDVHDATQKIVATQKFNAPEFILHIFPKNIIDSMAKNDILPIIIFVLFFAAAVSAVGEKGKIVVEFFDAIAHIMLKVTGYVMYFAPLAVFGAVAAVIAVHGLGILVGYLKLILCFFGGLVVFVFGILPLICFLFRIKYFQLMQLIREPMLLAFGTSSSEAALPKTMNALEKFGCSDKIIGFVLPLGYSFNLDGSIMYMTFATVSIAQAYGMHLSIGQQITMMLMLLVTSKGLAGVPRASLVVIAGMLDTFHIPAEGLSIIIAIDWLLDMGRSATNVAGNAVATAVVSKWEGELK
- a CDS encoding VTT domain-containing protein, coding for MWGFLKELTDPASIIQYGGLALLLFVVFAETGLMIGFFLPGDSLIFISGMFCTVHPSLLGINIVLLLILLSLAAILGNYSGYWFGKKLGPALFRKEDSLIFKKRYLEVTRIFYAKHGGKTLFLGRFLPVIRTFAPILAGAIRVDLVRFSIFNFLGALAWIFILGLSGYFLGRIEWVKNNVGYVVIFLIVITLIPLLGVGKKNQKK